The region AACTGAGAAAATCATTATATAGGGAATTTGTTTTGTGGGACTTGGTTTTCCTTTTTAAAATGTAAGTGGCGGCCGGCTATATAAAATTTCAATTACTCGAGAACTTTTATAGTCAATGTCTTTTACTACTAAATTATTCTTCTGTTGAATCTTCTCTCTCTGTCTCACACTCTCTATGATTAATAACCATGTAAAAATAAAACAGAGAAGAGAACTGAAAGCATGGGTTCGGCAGCCAAAACAGTTTGCGTTACAGGGAGTACCGGTTTCATCGGGTCATGGCTTGTCATGAGACTCATGGAGGGCGGCTACACAGTTCGAGCCACCGTACAACGCGACCCAGGTGAGgtcccttttttttctttcatcacTTTTCATGTTAAGCTTAAACGTGAAGAAGGTGATTGAAGCATTATATGTAcgtatgtatgtatatatggTGCAGATAACATGAAGAAGGTGAAGCATTTGCTGGAACTGCCTGGTGCAAAGACCAACCTGACTATTTGGAACGCCGATCTTACTGAAGAGGGAAGCTTTGATGAAGCCATCAATGGATGCTCCGGAGTTTTCCATGTGGCCAGCCCCATGGACTTTAATTCCAAGGATCCTGAGGTAAAGTGAGTATTATTAATCAGCCATGTACTTTGATATGTCTGGGCATCTATATCTAAGCATAGTACTAGGTTTTACACTTTCATTTTCATTcaattttcacttatttttttcttcttatctctcttcttttatcaTCACGTCATTTAACGTACCTTTCAGTTGCTTCGCATGAAAGAGAACAGATAAGGTTAATCATTAATGTAGTTAATGAAAATTAGTGGCAAAAATCTTGAAATGTAAATGTAATCTTAATGATATTGCAGAGTATTGAATATGATATGGTTCCAAATTTGATTGGAAGTGCAGAATGAAGTGATCAAGCCTTCCATAAACGGGGTGCTAGACATCATGAAAGCATGCCAGAAAGCTAAAACTGTACGGAGGCTGGTTTTCACATCCTCCGCAGGTACCCTCAACGCTGTAGAGCACCAAAAACAAATGTGTGATGAGAGCTGCTGGAGTGACGTTGAGTTCTGCCGGAGAGTAAAGATGACCGGTTGGGTTagtatttttatttgaatttttcttcAAATTAAAAATGTACCCAATTGATAATAATGATTAGTTTTATCTTGGTTTCATTTTTTGTAGATGTATTTTGTTTCAAAGACACTGGCAGAGCAAGAAGCGTGGAAATTTGCCCAAGAGCATGACATTGACTTCATTACAATCATTCCATCCCTTGTTGTTGGTTCCTTTCTAATGCCGACATTGCCACCTAGCCTAACCACCGCTCTTTCTCCCATCACCGGTACAATAATAGTTCAAAGTTCTATCATTATATTTGTGTATTGTTTTCATGCTTACTTGACATAACATGAGAAGGTGGTATCAATACTCTAGTGTCAACTTATTAATGAAATTACATGAGAGTTAGTTTTAAAAGAATTTATATGCTAAAGTCTTGCTCCTAATTAAATTGGCAGGAAACGAGGCCCATTATTCGATTATAAAGCAAGGCCAATATGTCCACTTGGATGATCTTTGTCTAGCTCACATTTTCCTGTTCGAGCACCCTAAATCAGAAGGAAGGTATATCTGTAGTGCATCTGAGGCTACTATCCATGACATTGCAAAGTTAATTAACTCAAAGTATCCAGAGTACAATGTCCCGACTAAGTAAGTCTTCCAAGCTTCTTTGCCCGAGTGTTCACTTTCAAATATCCATGTTGAGCTCATATTGCATTGGATTTTTCTCAGGTTCAAGAATATTCCAGATGAATTGGAGCTTGTCAGATTTTCATCAAAGAAGATCAAAGACATGGGATTCGAATTTAAATACAGCTTAGAGGATATGTACACTGGAGCAATTGACACATgcaaggaaaaagggcttcttCCTAAAGCTGCAGAAAATCCAAGCAATGGCATAACAGAGAAATAAATTTGCCTTGTTTAATTTATATCTTTGTGTCTGTGATATGGCTTATGGTTCCTCCATTACCTATTATGTTTCTTGATTCGGATTTCTgttcttaattaattaaggtTTCTGTGTTTTGGGTTTGTAAGGACAGATTATCTTTCAATAAGTTAAAAGATGTCTACTTAACAAGAGGATATATATTTAACCTCcgctaaaaacatatttaacccaaaaaaaaatccaattttcCTCACCTTCCTCCCCAAATCCTCGATTCCCAAAACCTTATCCTCTACCTGCTTTACCCATTCCTGTTCCTATTCTCATTCCCCTCATCACTTTGTTCCTCAACCTGTTGGAGGTTCTTGTCGACGGCATCCATGCCAGCAAGGTTGATTTCGTAGTCGAGCTCCTACAGCTCTAATGGGATGATGAAGCAGCTCGGTGGTGCGGTGAACGTTGGAGAGATGAAAGGTATTTGTTGCGATGAAGCGCTGAGGTTCGTAGAGCTCTTTGAAGTTTTTCATTCTGAGATTGTCTTTTCCTCATTAAGATCATGTTGTTTCATTAATCTCTTTGAAAATTTTTCCTATTTTTCATTTTGACCTGTCATTGACAATTCTATTTTTGTTCGAAAAGCTGAAGTCTTCTTCACATGCAATTGACACAATCTGAACTCAAGAGATTTAATAACTTTATAGCTCTCAGAAGCTACATGAGATTACTGTTCATGTAATGGATTTTGGTGACCACTTTAATAGCTTATTCAGATATCAAGTTATGAATTACTATGATTTAGGGGACTTACTTGCAACTCAAGCATTCATTAATTT is a window of Lotus japonicus ecotype B-129 chromosome 5, LjGifu_v1.2 DNA encoding:
- the LOC130717254 gene encoding dihydroflavonol 4-reductase-like, whose product is MGSAAKTVCVTGSTGFIGSWLVMRLMEGGYTVRATVQRDPDNMKKVKHLLELPGAKTNLTIWNADLTEEGSFDEAINGCSGVFHVASPMDFNSKDPENEVIKPSINGVLDIMKACQKAKTVRRLVFTSSAGTLNAVEHQKQMCDESCWSDVEFCRRVKMTGWMYFVSKTLAEQEAWKFAQEHDIDFITIIPSLVVGSFLMPTLPPSLTTALSPITGNEAHYSIIKQGQYVHLDDLCLAHIFLFEHPKSEGRYICSASEATIHDIAKLINSKYPEYNVPTKFKNIPDELELVRFSSKKIKDMGFEFKYSLEDMYTGAIDTCKEKGLLPKAAENPSNGITEK